Proteins from a single region of Macaca thibetana thibetana isolate TM-01 chromosome 4, ASM2454274v1, whole genome shotgun sequence:
- the PRPH2 gene encoding peripherin-2 — MALLKVKFDQKKRVKLAQGLWLMNWFSVLAGIIIFSLGLFLKIELRKRSDVMNNSESHFVPNSLIGMGVLSCVFNSLAGKICYDALDPAKYARWKPWLKPYLAICVLFNIVLFLVALCCFLLRGSLENTLGQGLKNGMKYYRDTDTPGRCFMKKTIDMLQIEFKCCGNNGFRDWFEIQWISNRYLDFSSKEVKDRIKSNVDGRYLVDGVPFSCCNPSSPRPCIQYQITNNSAHYSYDHQTEELNLWVRGCRAALLSYYSSLMNSMGVVTLLIWLFEVTITIGLRYLQTSLDRVSNPEEPESESEGWLLEKSVPETWKAFLESVKKLGKGNQVEAEGADAGQAPEAG, encoded by the exons ATGGCGCTACTGAAAGTCAAGTTTGACCAGAAGAAGCGGGTCAAGTTGGCCCAAGGGCTCTGGCTCATGAACTGGTTCTCTGTGTTGGCTGGTATCATCATCTTCAGCCTAGGACTGTTCCTGAAGATTGAACTCCGAAAGAGGAGCGACGTGATGAATAATTCCGAGAGCCATTTTGTGCCCAACTCATTGATAGGGATGGGGGTGCTATCCTGTGTCTTCAACTCTCTGGCTGGGAAGATCTGCTACGATGCCCTGGACCCGGCCAAGTACGCCAGATGGAAGCCCTGGCTGAAGCCATACCTGGCTATCTGTGTCCTCTTCAACATCGTCCTCTTCCTCGTGGCTCTCTGCTGCTTTCTGCTGCGGGGCTCGCTGGAGAACACCCTGGGCCAAGGGCTCAAGAACGGTATGAAGTACTACCGGGACACAGACACCCCTGGCAGGTGTTTCATGAAGAAGACCATCGACATGCTGCAGATCGAGTTCAAATGCTGCGGCAACAACGGTTTTCGGGACTGGTTTGAGATTCAGTGGATCAGCAATCGCTACCTGGACTTTTCCTCCAAAGAAGTCAAAGA TCGAATCAAGAGCAACGTGGATGGGCGGTACCTGGTAGATGGCGTCCCCTTCAGCTGCTGCAATCCTAGCTCGCCACGGCCCTGCATCCAGTATCAGATCACCAACAACTCAGCACACTACAGTTACGACCACCAGACGGAGGAGCTCAACCTGTGGGTGCGTGGCTGCAGGGCTGCCCTGCTCAGCTACTACAGCAGCCTCATGAACTCCATGGGGGTCGTCACACTCCTCATTTGGCTCTTCGAG GTGACCATTACAATTGGGCTGCGCTATCTGCAGACGTCACTGGACCGTGTGTCCAACCCCGAGGAACCTGAGAGCGAGAGCGAGGGCTGGCTGCTGGAGAAGAGCGTGCCAGAGACCTGGAAGGCCTTTCTGGAGAGCGTGAAGAAGCTGGGCAAGGGCAACCAGGTGGAAGCCGAGGGCGCAGACGCAGGCCAGGCCCCAGAGGCTGGCTGA
- the LOC126952430 gene encoding V-type proton ATPase 16 kDa proteolipid subunit c-like, translating into MSESNNRPEYASFFAVMGASAAMVCSAPRAAYGTVKSRAGIAAMSVMRPELIMKSIVPVVMAGIIAIYGLVVAVLIASSLNDDISLYRSSLQLSAGLRVGPSGLAAGFAVGIVRNAGVRATAQQPRLFMGMILTLIFAEVLGLYGLIVALIHSTE; encoded by the coding sequence ATGTCTGAGTCCAATAACCGCCCTGAGTATGCTTCGTTTTTCGCCGTCATGGGCGCCTCGGCCGCCATGGTCTGCAGCGCCCCGCGCGCTGCCTATGGCACGGTCAAGAGCCGCGCCGGCATCGCGGCCATGTCCGTCATGCGGCCGGAGCTGATCATGAAGTCCATCGTCCCAGTGGTCATGGCTGGCATCATTGCCATCTATGGCCTGGTGGTGGCAGTCCTCATCGCCAGCTCCCTGAATGACGACATCAGCCTCTACAGGAGCTCCCTCCAGCTAAGCGCCGGCCTGAGGGTGGGCCCGAGCGGCCTGGCAGCCGGCTTTGCCGTCGGTATTGTGCGGAACGCCGGTGTACGAGCCACGGCCCAGCAGCCCCGATTATTCATGGGCATGATCCTGACCCTCATCTTCGCCGAGGTACTCGGCCTCTATGGTCTCATCGTTGCCCTCATCCACTCCACAGAGTAG